The Populus alba chromosome 6, ASM523922v2, whole genome shotgun sequence genome contains a region encoding:
- the LOC118053456 gene encoding uncharacterized protein isoform X5: MKGHEPKMPRMEDILSLPVQDPPCAEFSAAHIKWVKVEGGRQGGDDIALIPFARVDDFVKGESSNAECPASFRIESRRKRSEGSISKPRVDGYLEYTLYWCSYGPEDYRDSESTMGDGSHTKPATGKGSRPGRRHMMRGCLCHFTVKRLYTRPFLALIIYNQRKHVDKTGAPCHGILDVDAAGTRAMYAPRISEELRQKVMSLLYIGISLDNIIQHHAEVVQGHGGPLNRDDLLTRNDVRNMERIARNSSYKLHADDEFSVKMWVQRHQKHVFFFQDMSSTEPFILGIQTDWQLQQMIRYGHSGSVASHSTFGLKKLKYPLCTLLVFDSSQNAIPVAWIVASSFVTQDIHKWIGSLAERIRSKDPRWRPNAFLVDDPSFDISFIREAFQCRFLLCAWHVRRAWMRSLLKKCCNIDVQREMFKHLGWILYSTRSGPNADNAVEEFMQVYVDQCIFMDYFKRRWLPYIELWINSIRSLPVASTEPLAAIESYHLRLKSKLFDQQYANSYTRIDWLIHTLTTEFHSLYWLDQYSAETGYFTNVRDKAFLTNAWYQALHIPDVDVILDEQNLQLVKVISQTDRSLAYTIWNPGSEFALCDCPWSRQGNLCKHVIKVAILCKNRQVARPLLASQVYRQALLTLLQNPPDDPLVLEHAILRVSRLQQDIKA, from the exons ATGAAGGGCCATGAACCAAAG ATGCCAAGAATGGAGGACATTCTTAGTCTTCCAGTACAAGATCCTCCTTGTGCAGAGTTTTCTGCTGCTCATATAAAGTGGGTGAAAGTAGAAGGTGGTCGACAAGGTGGCGATGATATTGCCCTAATCCCTTTTGCTAGAGTGGATGATTTTGTAAAAGGAGAATCTTCAAATGCAGAATGTCCTGCTAGCTTTCGAATTGAGTCTAGAAGGAAGAGATCTGAAGGGAGCATCAGCAAACCAAGGGTCGATGGCTATCTTGAATATACACT ATATTGGTGTTCATATGGTCCTGAAGATTATCGAGATAGTGAGTCCACTATGGGGGATGGTTCTCACACCAAACCTGCGACTGGGAAGGGAAGCAGACCCGGGAGGCGTCACATGATGAGAGGTTGCCTTTGCCATTTCACTGTAAAACGCTTATACACTCGCCCCTTCCTTGCTCTTATCATATATAATCAGAGAAAACATGTAGATAAAACAGGGGCCCCGTGTCATGGGATACTTGATGTGGATGCTGCGGGGACAAGAGCTATGTATGCTCCAAGGATTTCAGAAGAATTGCGCCAGAAAGTGATGTCTTTGCTATATATTGGAATATCTTTGGACAATATAATCCAGCATCATGCAGAGGTGGTGCAGGGGCATGGTGGCCCCCTCAACCGAGATGATTTGCTCACTCGGAATGATGTTCGCAACATGGAGAGGATTGCTCGTAATTCATCTTACAAATTGCATGCAGATGATGAATTCAGTGTAAAGATGTGGGTGCAGCGCCACCAgaagcatgtttttttcttccaagaTATGTCAAGCACAGAACCTTTTATTCTGGGGATACAGACAGATTGGCAGCTGCAGCAGATGATCCGTTATGGACATAGTGGTTCGGTAGCTTCTCATTCTACATTTGGCTTGAAGAAACTTAAG TATCCCCTGTGTACTTTACTGGTTTTTGACTCATCTCAAAATGCAATTCCGGTTGCTTGGATCGTTGCCTCCTCATTTGTTACTCAAGATATCCACAAATGGATTGGCTCTTTGGCTGAAAGAATCCGAAGCAAGGACCCGAGATGGAGGCCTAATGCCTTTTTAGTGGATGATCCTTCTTTTGATATTTCTTTCataag AGAGGCTTTCCAATGCCGGTTCCTATTATGTGCCTGGCATGTTCGCCGTGCTTGGATGAGAAGTCTTTTAAAGAAATGCTGCAACATTGATGTCCAGCGAGAGATGTTTAAGCACTTGGGTTGGATTTTGTATTCTACAAGAAGTGGGCCAAATGCTGATAATGCAGTTGAAGAGTTCATGCAAGTATATGTTGACCAATGTATCTTTATGGATTATTTCAAGAGGAGATGGTTGCCATATATAG AGTTGTGGATTAATAGCATAAGGTCTCTCCCTGTAGCCAGTACAGAGCCCCTGGCTGCAATTGAATCCTACCACTTAAGGTTGAAATCCAAGCTTTTCGATCAGCAATATGCTAATTCCTATACAAGAATTGACTGGTTGATCCACACTTTGACAACTGAATTCCACTCCTTATATTGGTTAGATCAATACAGTGCAGAGACTGGGTATTTCACAAATGTAAGGGACAAGGCTTTCTTAACTAATGCTTGGTATCAGGCCCTGCACATCCCTGATGTCGATGTGATATTGGATGAACAAAATCTACAGCTTGTGAAAGTGATCTCCCAGACCGATAGAAGTCTGGCATATACAATTTGGAACCCTGGTTCTGAGTTTGCCCTCTGTGACTGTCCCTGGTCAAGACAGGGAAATCTCTGTAAGCATGTCATCAAGGTGgcaattttatgtaaaaatcgACAGGTTGCAAGGCCATTATTGGCATCTCAAGTTTATCGCCAGGCCTTGCTTACCCTTCTGCAGAACCCCCCCGATGATCCTCTGGTTCTTGAGCATGCGATTTTGCGTGTTAGCCGCTTGCAACAGGATATCAAAG ctTGA
- the LOC118053456 gene encoding uncharacterized protein isoform X1, with protein MKGHEPKMPRMEDILSLPVQDPPCAEFSAAHIKWVKVEGGRQGGDDIALIPFARVDDFVKGESSNAECPASFRIESRRKRSEGSISKPRVDGYLEYTLYWCSYGPEDYRDSESTMGDGSHTKPATGKGSRPGRRHMMRGCLCHFTVKRLYTRPFLALIIYNQRKHVDKTGAPCHGILDVDAAGTRAMYAPRISEELRQKVMSLLYIGISLDNIIQHHAEVVQGHGGPLNRDDLLTRNDVRNMERIARNSSYKLHADDEFSVKMWVQRHQKHVFFFQDMSSTEPFILGIQTDWQLQQMIRYGHSGSVASHSTFGLKKLKYPLCTLLVFDSSQNAIPVAWIVASSFVTQDIHKWIGSLAERIRSKDPRWRPNAFLVDDPSFDISFIREAFQCRFLLCAWHVRRAWMRSLLKKCCNIDVQREMFKHLGWILYSTRSGPNADNAVEEFMQVYVDQCIFMDYFKRRWLPYIELWINSIRSLPVASTEPLAAIESYHLRLKSKLFDQQYANSYTRIDWLIHTLTTEFHSLYWLDQYSAETGYFTNVRDKAFLTNAWYQALHIPDVDVILDEQNLQLVKVISQTDRSLAYTIWNPGSEFALCDCPWSRQGNLCKHVIKVAILCKNRQVARPLLASQVYRQALLTLLQNPPDDPLVLEHAILRVSRLQQDIKGLEDLSNNGLLQPSPPEMNSQVGDSLLLFPHLH; from the exons ATGAAGGGCCATGAACCAAAG ATGCCAAGAATGGAGGACATTCTTAGTCTTCCAGTACAAGATCCTCCTTGTGCAGAGTTTTCTGCTGCTCATATAAAGTGGGTGAAAGTAGAAGGTGGTCGACAAGGTGGCGATGATATTGCCCTAATCCCTTTTGCTAGAGTGGATGATTTTGTAAAAGGAGAATCTTCAAATGCAGAATGTCCTGCTAGCTTTCGAATTGAGTCTAGAAGGAAGAGATCTGAAGGGAGCATCAGCAAACCAAGGGTCGATGGCTATCTTGAATATACACT ATATTGGTGTTCATATGGTCCTGAAGATTATCGAGATAGTGAGTCCACTATGGGGGATGGTTCTCACACCAAACCTGCGACTGGGAAGGGAAGCAGACCCGGGAGGCGTCACATGATGAGAGGTTGCCTTTGCCATTTCACTGTAAAACGCTTATACACTCGCCCCTTCCTTGCTCTTATCATATATAATCAGAGAAAACATGTAGATAAAACAGGGGCCCCGTGTCATGGGATACTTGATGTGGATGCTGCGGGGACAAGAGCTATGTATGCTCCAAGGATTTCAGAAGAATTGCGCCAGAAAGTGATGTCTTTGCTATATATTGGAATATCTTTGGACAATATAATCCAGCATCATGCAGAGGTGGTGCAGGGGCATGGTGGCCCCCTCAACCGAGATGATTTGCTCACTCGGAATGATGTTCGCAACATGGAGAGGATTGCTCGTAATTCATCTTACAAATTGCATGCAGATGATGAATTCAGTGTAAAGATGTGGGTGCAGCGCCACCAgaagcatgtttttttcttccaagaTATGTCAAGCACAGAACCTTTTATTCTGGGGATACAGACAGATTGGCAGCTGCAGCAGATGATCCGTTATGGACATAGTGGTTCGGTAGCTTCTCATTCTACATTTGGCTTGAAGAAACTTAAG TATCCCCTGTGTACTTTACTGGTTTTTGACTCATCTCAAAATGCAATTCCGGTTGCTTGGATCGTTGCCTCCTCATTTGTTACTCAAGATATCCACAAATGGATTGGCTCTTTGGCTGAAAGAATCCGAAGCAAGGACCCGAGATGGAGGCCTAATGCCTTTTTAGTGGATGATCCTTCTTTTGATATTTCTTTCataag AGAGGCTTTCCAATGCCGGTTCCTATTATGTGCCTGGCATGTTCGCCGTGCTTGGATGAGAAGTCTTTTAAAGAAATGCTGCAACATTGATGTCCAGCGAGAGATGTTTAAGCACTTGGGTTGGATTTTGTATTCTACAAGAAGTGGGCCAAATGCTGATAATGCAGTTGAAGAGTTCATGCAAGTATATGTTGACCAATGTATCTTTATGGATTATTTCAAGAGGAGATGGTTGCCATATATAG AGTTGTGGATTAATAGCATAAGGTCTCTCCCTGTAGCCAGTACAGAGCCCCTGGCTGCAATTGAATCCTACCACTTAAGGTTGAAATCCAAGCTTTTCGATCAGCAATATGCTAATTCCTATACAAGAATTGACTGGTTGATCCACACTTTGACAACTGAATTCCACTCCTTATATTGGTTAGATCAATACAGTGCAGAGACTGGGTATTTCACAAATGTAAGGGACAAGGCTTTCTTAACTAATGCTTGGTATCAGGCCCTGCACATCCCTGATGTCGATGTGATATTGGATGAACAAAATCTACAGCTTGTGAAAGTGATCTCCCAGACCGATAGAAGTCTGGCATATACAATTTGGAACCCTGGTTCTGAGTTTGCCCTCTGTGACTGTCCCTGGTCAAGACAGGGAAATCTCTGTAAGCATGTCATCAAGGTGgcaattttatgtaaaaatcgACAGGTTGCAAGGCCATTATTGGCATCTCAAGTTTATCGCCAGGCCTTGCTTACCCTTCTGCAGAACCCCCCCGATGATCCTCTGGTTCTTGAGCATGCGATTTTGCGTGTTAGCCGCTTGCAACAGGATATCAAAGGTTTGGAAGACTTGTCTAATAATGGGTTACTCCAGCCATCACCACCTGAAATGAACTCTCAAGTAGGAGATAGTCTTCTGCTTTTCCCACACCTTCATTGA
- the LOC118053456 gene encoding uncharacterized protein isoform X2, which produces MKGHEPKMPRMEDILSLPVQDPPCAEFSAAHIKWVKVEGGRQGGDDIALIPFARVDDFVKGESSNAECPASFRIESRRKRSEGSISKPRVDGYLEYTLYWCSYGPEDYRDSESTMGDGSHTKPATGKGSRPGRRHMMRGCLCHFTVKRLYTRPFLALIIYNQRKHVDKTGAPCHGILDVDAAGTRAMYAPRISEELRQKVMSLLYIGISLDNIIQHHAEVVQGHGGPLNRDDLLTRNDVRNMERIARNSSYKLHADDEFSVKMWVQRHQKHVFFFQDMSSTEPFILGIQTDWQLQQMIRYGHSGSVASHSTFGLKKLKYPLCTLLVFDSSQNAIPVAWIVASSFVTQDIHKWIGSLAERIRSKDPRWRPNAFLVDDPSFDISFIREAFQCRFLLCAWHVRRAWMRSLLKKCCNIDVQREMFKHLGWILYSTRSGPNADNAVEEFMQVYVDQCIFMDYFKRRWLPYIELWINSIRSLPVASTEPLAAIESYHLRLKSKLFDQQYANSYTRIDWLIHTLTTEFHSLYWLDQYSAETGYFTNVRDKAFLTNAWYQALHIPDVDVILDEQNLQLVKVISQTDRSLAYTIWNPGSEFALCDCPWSRQGNLCKHVIKVAILCKNRQVARPLLASQVYRQALLTLLQNPPDDPLVLEHAILRVSRLQQDIKGLEDLSNNGLLQPSPPEMNSQLEGFSIWPRF; this is translated from the exons ATGAAGGGCCATGAACCAAAG ATGCCAAGAATGGAGGACATTCTTAGTCTTCCAGTACAAGATCCTCCTTGTGCAGAGTTTTCTGCTGCTCATATAAAGTGGGTGAAAGTAGAAGGTGGTCGACAAGGTGGCGATGATATTGCCCTAATCCCTTTTGCTAGAGTGGATGATTTTGTAAAAGGAGAATCTTCAAATGCAGAATGTCCTGCTAGCTTTCGAATTGAGTCTAGAAGGAAGAGATCTGAAGGGAGCATCAGCAAACCAAGGGTCGATGGCTATCTTGAATATACACT ATATTGGTGTTCATATGGTCCTGAAGATTATCGAGATAGTGAGTCCACTATGGGGGATGGTTCTCACACCAAACCTGCGACTGGGAAGGGAAGCAGACCCGGGAGGCGTCACATGATGAGAGGTTGCCTTTGCCATTTCACTGTAAAACGCTTATACACTCGCCCCTTCCTTGCTCTTATCATATATAATCAGAGAAAACATGTAGATAAAACAGGGGCCCCGTGTCATGGGATACTTGATGTGGATGCTGCGGGGACAAGAGCTATGTATGCTCCAAGGATTTCAGAAGAATTGCGCCAGAAAGTGATGTCTTTGCTATATATTGGAATATCTTTGGACAATATAATCCAGCATCATGCAGAGGTGGTGCAGGGGCATGGTGGCCCCCTCAACCGAGATGATTTGCTCACTCGGAATGATGTTCGCAACATGGAGAGGATTGCTCGTAATTCATCTTACAAATTGCATGCAGATGATGAATTCAGTGTAAAGATGTGGGTGCAGCGCCACCAgaagcatgtttttttcttccaagaTATGTCAAGCACAGAACCTTTTATTCTGGGGATACAGACAGATTGGCAGCTGCAGCAGATGATCCGTTATGGACATAGTGGTTCGGTAGCTTCTCATTCTACATTTGGCTTGAAGAAACTTAAG TATCCCCTGTGTACTTTACTGGTTTTTGACTCATCTCAAAATGCAATTCCGGTTGCTTGGATCGTTGCCTCCTCATTTGTTACTCAAGATATCCACAAATGGATTGGCTCTTTGGCTGAAAGAATCCGAAGCAAGGACCCGAGATGGAGGCCTAATGCCTTTTTAGTGGATGATCCTTCTTTTGATATTTCTTTCataag AGAGGCTTTCCAATGCCGGTTCCTATTATGTGCCTGGCATGTTCGCCGTGCTTGGATGAGAAGTCTTTTAAAGAAATGCTGCAACATTGATGTCCAGCGAGAGATGTTTAAGCACTTGGGTTGGATTTTGTATTCTACAAGAAGTGGGCCAAATGCTGATAATGCAGTTGAAGAGTTCATGCAAGTATATGTTGACCAATGTATCTTTATGGATTATTTCAAGAGGAGATGGTTGCCATATATAG AGTTGTGGATTAATAGCATAAGGTCTCTCCCTGTAGCCAGTACAGAGCCCCTGGCTGCAATTGAATCCTACCACTTAAGGTTGAAATCCAAGCTTTTCGATCAGCAATATGCTAATTCCTATACAAGAATTGACTGGTTGATCCACACTTTGACAACTGAATTCCACTCCTTATATTGGTTAGATCAATACAGTGCAGAGACTGGGTATTTCACAAATGTAAGGGACAAGGCTTTCTTAACTAATGCTTGGTATCAGGCCCTGCACATCCCTGATGTCGATGTGATATTGGATGAACAAAATCTACAGCTTGTGAAAGTGATCTCCCAGACCGATAGAAGTCTGGCATATACAATTTGGAACCCTGGTTCTGAGTTTGCCCTCTGTGACTGTCCCTGGTCAAGACAGGGAAATCTCTGTAAGCATGTCATCAAGGTGgcaattttatgtaaaaatcgACAGGTTGCAAGGCCATTATTGGCATCTCAAGTTTATCGCCAGGCCTTGCTTACCCTTCTGCAGAACCCCCCCGATGATCCTCTGGTTCTTGAGCATGCGATTTTGCGTGTTAGCCGCTTGCAACAGGATATCAAAGGTTTGGAAGACTTGTCTAATAATGGGTTACTCCAGCCATCACCACCTGAAATGAACTCTCAA ctTGAAGGCTTTTCCATTTGGCCAAGGTTTTGA
- the LOC118053456 gene encoding uncharacterized protein isoform X3: protein MPRMEDILSLPVQDPPCAEFSAAHIKWVKVEGGRQGGDDIALIPFARVDDFVKGESSNAECPASFRIESRRKRSEGSISKPRVDGYLEYTLYWCSYGPEDYRDSESTMGDGSHTKPATGKGSRPGRRHMMRGCLCHFTVKRLYTRPFLALIIYNQRKHVDKTGAPCHGILDVDAAGTRAMYAPRISEELRQKVMSLLYIGISLDNIIQHHAEVVQGHGGPLNRDDLLTRNDVRNMERIARNSSYKLHADDEFSVKMWVQRHQKHVFFFQDMSSTEPFILGIQTDWQLQQMIRYGHSGSVASHSTFGLKKLKYPLCTLLVFDSSQNAIPVAWIVASSFVTQDIHKWIGSLAERIRSKDPRWRPNAFLVDDPSFDISFIREAFQCRFLLCAWHVRRAWMRSLLKKCCNIDVQREMFKHLGWILYSTRSGPNADNAVEEFMQVYVDQCIFMDYFKRRWLPYIELWINSIRSLPVASTEPLAAIESYHLRLKSKLFDQQYANSYTRIDWLIHTLTTEFHSLYWLDQYSAETGYFTNVRDKAFLTNAWYQALHIPDVDVILDEQNLQLVKVISQTDRSLAYTIWNPGSEFALCDCPWSRQGNLCKHVIKVAILCKNRQVARPLLASQVYRQALLTLLQNPPDDPLVLEHAILRVSRLQQDIKGLEDLSNNGLLQPSPPEMNSQVGDSLLLFPHLH, encoded by the exons ATGCCAAGAATGGAGGACATTCTTAGTCTTCCAGTACAAGATCCTCCTTGTGCAGAGTTTTCTGCTGCTCATATAAAGTGGGTGAAAGTAGAAGGTGGTCGACAAGGTGGCGATGATATTGCCCTAATCCCTTTTGCTAGAGTGGATGATTTTGTAAAAGGAGAATCTTCAAATGCAGAATGTCCTGCTAGCTTTCGAATTGAGTCTAGAAGGAAGAGATCTGAAGGGAGCATCAGCAAACCAAGGGTCGATGGCTATCTTGAATATACACT ATATTGGTGTTCATATGGTCCTGAAGATTATCGAGATAGTGAGTCCACTATGGGGGATGGTTCTCACACCAAACCTGCGACTGGGAAGGGAAGCAGACCCGGGAGGCGTCACATGATGAGAGGTTGCCTTTGCCATTTCACTGTAAAACGCTTATACACTCGCCCCTTCCTTGCTCTTATCATATATAATCAGAGAAAACATGTAGATAAAACAGGGGCCCCGTGTCATGGGATACTTGATGTGGATGCTGCGGGGACAAGAGCTATGTATGCTCCAAGGATTTCAGAAGAATTGCGCCAGAAAGTGATGTCTTTGCTATATATTGGAATATCTTTGGACAATATAATCCAGCATCATGCAGAGGTGGTGCAGGGGCATGGTGGCCCCCTCAACCGAGATGATTTGCTCACTCGGAATGATGTTCGCAACATGGAGAGGATTGCTCGTAATTCATCTTACAAATTGCATGCAGATGATGAATTCAGTGTAAAGATGTGGGTGCAGCGCCACCAgaagcatgtttttttcttccaagaTATGTCAAGCACAGAACCTTTTATTCTGGGGATACAGACAGATTGGCAGCTGCAGCAGATGATCCGTTATGGACATAGTGGTTCGGTAGCTTCTCATTCTACATTTGGCTTGAAGAAACTTAAG TATCCCCTGTGTACTTTACTGGTTTTTGACTCATCTCAAAATGCAATTCCGGTTGCTTGGATCGTTGCCTCCTCATTTGTTACTCAAGATATCCACAAATGGATTGGCTCTTTGGCTGAAAGAATCCGAAGCAAGGACCCGAGATGGAGGCCTAATGCCTTTTTAGTGGATGATCCTTCTTTTGATATTTCTTTCataag AGAGGCTTTCCAATGCCGGTTCCTATTATGTGCCTGGCATGTTCGCCGTGCTTGGATGAGAAGTCTTTTAAAGAAATGCTGCAACATTGATGTCCAGCGAGAGATGTTTAAGCACTTGGGTTGGATTTTGTATTCTACAAGAAGTGGGCCAAATGCTGATAATGCAGTTGAAGAGTTCATGCAAGTATATGTTGACCAATGTATCTTTATGGATTATTTCAAGAGGAGATGGTTGCCATATATAG AGTTGTGGATTAATAGCATAAGGTCTCTCCCTGTAGCCAGTACAGAGCCCCTGGCTGCAATTGAATCCTACCACTTAAGGTTGAAATCCAAGCTTTTCGATCAGCAATATGCTAATTCCTATACAAGAATTGACTGGTTGATCCACACTTTGACAACTGAATTCCACTCCTTATATTGGTTAGATCAATACAGTGCAGAGACTGGGTATTTCACAAATGTAAGGGACAAGGCTTTCTTAACTAATGCTTGGTATCAGGCCCTGCACATCCCTGATGTCGATGTGATATTGGATGAACAAAATCTACAGCTTGTGAAAGTGATCTCCCAGACCGATAGAAGTCTGGCATATACAATTTGGAACCCTGGTTCTGAGTTTGCCCTCTGTGACTGTCCCTGGTCAAGACAGGGAAATCTCTGTAAGCATGTCATCAAGGTGgcaattttatgtaaaaatcgACAGGTTGCAAGGCCATTATTGGCATCTCAAGTTTATCGCCAGGCCTTGCTTACCCTTCTGCAGAACCCCCCCGATGATCCTCTGGTTCTTGAGCATGCGATTTTGCGTGTTAGCCGCTTGCAACAGGATATCAAAGGTTTGGAAGACTTGTCTAATAATGGGTTACTCCAGCCATCACCACCTGAAATGAACTCTCAAGTAGGAGATAGTCTTCTGCTTTTCCCACACCTTCATTGA
- the LOC118053456 gene encoding uncharacterized protein isoform X6, giving the protein MGDGSHTKPATGKGSRPGRRHMMRGCLCHFTVKRLYTRPFLALIIYNQRKHVDKTGAPCHGILDVDAAGTRAMYAPRISEELRQKVMSLLYIGISLDNIIQHHAEVVQGHGGPLNRDDLLTRNDVRNMERIARNSSYKLHADDEFSVKMWVQRHQKHVFFFQDMSSTEPFILGIQTDWQLQQMIRYGHSGSVASHSTFGLKKLKYPLCTLLVFDSSQNAIPVAWIVASSFVTQDIHKWIGSLAERIRSKDPRWRPNAFLVDDPSFDISFIREAFQCRFLLCAWHVRRAWMRSLLKKCCNIDVQREMFKHLGWILYSTRSGPNADNAVEEFMQVYVDQCIFMDYFKRRWLPYIELWINSIRSLPVASTEPLAAIESYHLRLKSKLFDQQYANSYTRIDWLIHTLTTEFHSLYWLDQYSAETGYFTNVRDKAFLTNAWYQALHIPDVDVILDEQNLQLVKVISQTDRSLAYTIWNPGSEFALCDCPWSRQGNLCKHVIKVAILCKNRQVARPLLASQVYRQALLTLLQNPPDDPLVLEHAILRVSRLQQDIKGLEDLSNNGLLQPSPPEMNSQVGDSLLLFPHLH; this is encoded by the exons ATGGGGGATGGTTCTCACACCAAACCTGCGACTGGGAAGGGAAGCAGACCCGGGAGGCGTCACATGATGAGAGGTTGCCTTTGCCATTTCACTGTAAAACGCTTATACACTCGCCCCTTCCTTGCTCTTATCATATATAATCAGAGAAAACATGTAGATAAAACAGGGGCCCCGTGTCATGGGATACTTGATGTGGATGCTGCGGGGACAAGAGCTATGTATGCTCCAAGGATTTCAGAAGAATTGCGCCAGAAAGTGATGTCTTTGCTATATATTGGAATATCTTTGGACAATATAATCCAGCATCATGCAGAGGTGGTGCAGGGGCATGGTGGCCCCCTCAACCGAGATGATTTGCTCACTCGGAATGATGTTCGCAACATGGAGAGGATTGCTCGTAATTCATCTTACAAATTGCATGCAGATGATGAATTCAGTGTAAAGATGTGGGTGCAGCGCCACCAgaagcatgtttttttcttccaagaTATGTCAAGCACAGAACCTTTTATTCTGGGGATACAGACAGATTGGCAGCTGCAGCAGATGATCCGTTATGGACATAGTGGTTCGGTAGCTTCTCATTCTACATTTGGCTTGAAGAAACTTAAG TATCCCCTGTGTACTTTACTGGTTTTTGACTCATCTCAAAATGCAATTCCGGTTGCTTGGATCGTTGCCTCCTCATTTGTTACTCAAGATATCCACAAATGGATTGGCTCTTTGGCTGAAAGAATCCGAAGCAAGGACCCGAGATGGAGGCCTAATGCCTTTTTAGTGGATGATCCTTCTTTTGATATTTCTTTCataag AGAGGCTTTCCAATGCCGGTTCCTATTATGTGCCTGGCATGTTCGCCGTGCTTGGATGAGAAGTCTTTTAAAGAAATGCTGCAACATTGATGTCCAGCGAGAGATGTTTAAGCACTTGGGTTGGATTTTGTATTCTACAAGAAGTGGGCCAAATGCTGATAATGCAGTTGAAGAGTTCATGCAAGTATATGTTGACCAATGTATCTTTATGGATTATTTCAAGAGGAGATGGTTGCCATATATAG AGTTGTGGATTAATAGCATAAGGTCTCTCCCTGTAGCCAGTACAGAGCCCCTGGCTGCAATTGAATCCTACCACTTAAGGTTGAAATCCAAGCTTTTCGATCAGCAATATGCTAATTCCTATACAAGAATTGACTGGTTGATCCACACTTTGACAACTGAATTCCACTCCTTATATTGGTTAGATCAATACAGTGCAGAGACTGGGTATTTCACAAATGTAAGGGACAAGGCTTTCTTAACTAATGCTTGGTATCAGGCCCTGCACATCCCTGATGTCGATGTGATATTGGATGAACAAAATCTACAGCTTGTGAAAGTGATCTCCCAGACCGATAGAAGTCTGGCATATACAATTTGGAACCCTGGTTCTGAGTTTGCCCTCTGTGACTGTCCCTGGTCAAGACAGGGAAATCTCTGTAAGCATGTCATCAAGGTGgcaattttatgtaaaaatcgACAGGTTGCAAGGCCATTATTGGCATCTCAAGTTTATCGCCAGGCCTTGCTTACCCTTCTGCAGAACCCCCCCGATGATCCTCTGGTTCTTGAGCATGCGATTTTGCGTGTTAGCCGCTTGCAACAGGATATCAAAGGTTTGGAAGACTTGTCTAATAATGGGTTACTCCAGCCATCACCACCTGAAATGAACTCTCAAGTAGGAGATAGTCTTCTGCTTTTCCCACACCTTCATTGA